In a single window of the Nisaea sp. genome:
- a CDS encoding DUF4159 domain-containing protein, translated as MLTLGPLAFASPWILAGLIALPAIWLLIRITPPAPRTVAFPAIRLLYGLQSPEETPDRTPWWLLLLRLLFAALVVLALAKPLIGARQELVGSGPVVIVVDNGWASAPGWTDRKAAAMDLVERAERAGRAVAIFPTAVSDSAAIERGGLMAPDDARTFVNGLAPQPWPTAPAVVAERIGEAPLGALAAASAFWLADGIEEPDDRLLAAGLAGFGSLTVYEGGESPLALTARVGERNALTARLTRLSAGAEEIVNVRAVATDGRVLTRAIATFAEGEPAAETVVELPLELRNELARLELEDRPGAASVALLDESFRRRPVGLVAGSGFQESQPLLEEMFYLDRALAPFSEVSRGTLEDLLKRDISVIALPDTGLLPSGEKALLNDWVSAGGTLIRFAGPRLAGASLENRGLGESELLPVRLRGGDRSLGGVLSWDSPAALAPFEGETPFADLPDYENVLIYKQVLAEPSIELADRTWASLGDGTPIVTAMTLGDGRIVLFHTTANTDWSDLSISGAFVEMLRRIVAVSAGVGEAAGGGTAPAVETLNGFGQIGVPQASARALELGGDVTPAIGPEHPPGYYGSELSRMAFNLGPLAANMAPLATIPEGSQTAHYGGGDELDLAPWGLTAAALLLLVDFIITLVMRGLVRGVGNARSGATTAVLLLAGLLSLVPLNGAGAQTTSSMSEQDRWIMRAALNTRLAYVITGDRDVDEISRSGLSSLSEILNRRTAVEPLEPMAVDVEVDELSLFPLLYWPITGVQTDLTPGGEARLNLYMRNGGTIFFDTRDRIDAAPGSAGPGLQRLRSLTRNLDIPALAPVPENHVLTKTFYLLDTFPGRYDGGRLYVEQGEGSSESEVSPVIIGSHDWAGAWAKSEDGFYRFPVVPGGELQREMAFRSGVNLVMYMLTGNYKADQVHVPAILERLGQ; from the coding sequence ATGCTGACACTCGGTCCTCTGGCTTTCGCCTCCCCCTGGATCCTTGCCGGGCTGATTGCCTTGCCTGCGATCTGGCTGCTGATCCGGATCACGCCCCCGGCTCCACGCACCGTCGCTTTCCCCGCTATCCGCCTGCTCTACGGATTGCAATCGCCGGAGGAAACGCCGGACCGTACGCCCTGGTGGCTGTTGCTGCTGCGTCTGCTGTTCGCGGCGCTGGTCGTGCTGGCTCTGGCGAAGCCGTTGATCGGGGCCCGGCAGGAGCTGGTCGGCTCCGGGCCGGTGGTGATCGTTGTCGACAATGGCTGGGCATCCGCGCCGGGCTGGACGGACCGCAAGGCGGCGGCGATGGATCTTGTCGAACGGGCGGAGCGGGCCGGGCGGGCCGTGGCGATTTTTCCGACCGCCGTCTCGGATTCCGCCGCTATCGAGCGCGGAGGTTTGATGGCGCCGGACGACGCACGGACCTTCGTCAATGGTCTTGCGCCGCAGCCCTGGCCGACGGCCCCCGCGGTCGTGGCTGAACGGATAGGGGAAGCGCCGTTGGGAGCACTGGCTGCCGCTTCGGCATTCTGGCTGGCGGATGGGATTGAAGAGCCGGACGACCGGTTACTGGCGGCCGGGCTCGCCGGTTTCGGAAGCCTGACTGTCTATGAAGGCGGCGAGAGCCCACTGGCCCTGACTGCCCGTGTCGGAGAGCGCAATGCCTTGACCGCGCGGCTGACACGGCTGTCCGCCGGTGCGGAAGAGATCGTGAATGTCCGCGCGGTGGCAACCGATGGCCGGGTACTGACAAGGGCAATCGCCACATTCGCGGAAGGAGAGCCCGCTGCCGAAACAGTCGTCGAGCTTCCGCTGGAGCTGCGCAACGAGCTGGCCCGTCTCGAGCTTGAGGACCGTCCGGGCGCGGCTTCCGTTGCCCTGCTGGACGAAAGTTTCCGGCGTCGGCCGGTCGGGCTGGTTGCAGGCTCGGGTTTCCAGGAATCCCAGCCGTTGCTGGAGGAGATGTTCTATCTCGACCGGGCGCTGGCGCCGTTCAGCGAGGTCAGCCGGGGCACACTGGAGGATCTGCTGAAACGCGATATCTCGGTCATTGCGCTGCCGGATACCGGCCTGCTGCCGTCCGGGGAAAAGGCCCTGCTGAATGACTGGGTCTCCGCCGGGGGCACGCTGATCCGGTTTGCTGGGCCACGGCTGGCCGGAGCCAGCCTGGAAAATCGCGGGCTCGGCGAGTCCGAATTGCTGCCGGTACGCCTGCGCGGCGGGGATCGCTCGCTTGGTGGCGTGCTCTCCTGGGACTCCCCGGCTGCCCTTGCCCCCTTTGAGGGAGAGACACCGTTCGCCGATCTGCCGGATTATGAGAATGTGCTGATCTACAAGCAGGTGCTGGCCGAGCCGTCGATAGAGCTGGCTGACCGGACCTGGGCCAGCCTGGGAGACGGCACGCCGATCGTGACTGCCATGACGCTCGGAGACGGCCGTATTGTGCTGTTCCACACCACGGCCAATACGGACTGGAGCGATCTCTCCATCTCCGGTGCCTTTGTCGAAATGCTCCGCCGCATCGTTGCTGTCAGTGCCGGGGTCGGCGAGGCAGCAGGCGGCGGGACGGCGCCTGCCGTGGAAACACTGAACGGCTTCGGTCAGATCGGTGTGCCTCAGGCCAGCGCCCGGGCGCTCGAACTGGGCGGGGATGTGACACCGGCGATCGGGCCGGAGCATCCGCCGGGTTATTACGGTAGCGAGCTGTCGCGCATGGCGTTCAATCTGGGCCCGCTGGCTGCGAACATGGCGCCGCTCGCGACGATACCGGAAGGAAGTCAGACTGCGCATTACGGTGGCGGGGACGAACTCGACCTCGCGCCGTGGGGACTGACCGCCGCCGCCCTGCTGCTGCTGGTCGATTTCATCATCACCCTGGTCATGAGAGGCCTTGTGCGCGGTGTCGGCAATGCACGCTCCGGCGCGACGACGGCGGTTCTTCTGCTCGCCGGGCTGTTGTCTCTGGTGCCGCTGAACGGCGCCGGCGCGCAGACAACAAGCTCGATGAGCGAGCAGGATCGCTGGATCATGCGCGCCGCGCTCAATACGCGACTGGCCTATGTCATCACGGGGGACCGTGACGTCGACGAGATCAGCCGCTCCGGGCTCAGCAGTCTCAGCGAAATCCTGAACCGCCGGACGGCGGTGGAACCGCTGGAGCCGATGGCCGTCGATGTGGAGGTGGACGAGCTGTCGCTGTTTCCGCTGCTCTACTGGCCTATCACAGGCGTGCAGACAGACCTGACGCCGGGCGGGGAAGCCCGGCTCAACCTCTATATGCGCAATGGCGGGACGATCTTTTTCGACACGCGGGACCGGATCGACGCCGCCCCCGGGAGTGCCGGGCCGGGTCTGCAAAGGCTCCGCTCCCTGACCCGTAATCTCGATATTCCCGCGCTCGCGCCGGTGCCGGAAAACCACGTGCTGACCAAGACCTTCTACCTGCTTGATACCTTCCCGGGCCGCTATGACGGCGGCCGGCTCTATGTCGAGCAGGGCGAGGGGAGCAGCGAGAGCGAGGTCTCCCCGGTGATCATCGGCAGCCACGACTGGGCCGGTGCCTGGGCGAAATCAGAGGATGGTTTCTATCGGTTCCCGGTTGTACCGGGCGGTGAGTTGCAGAGGGAAATGGCCTTCCGCTCCGGCGTGAACCTAGTGATGTACATGCTGACCGGCAACTACAAGGCGGATCAGGTGCACGTCCCGGCGATCCTTGAAAGGCTCGGGCAATGA
- a CDS encoding cytochrome b → MQEDRYSLPQRLLHWGIAGLVALALAAGILFFVFGYDGLNTTFGGAVTNALYKYHKTAGVLVLGLMLLRIALRLSLGAPPKLESLTPQERILSTAVQHLLYLALIALPVFGWLATAAGGFPVEFFNWTLPGLIGKDKVLSEILFTLHGLAALAVMLLLGLHIAGALRHWLIKRDGVMRRMSLFG, encoded by the coding sequence ATGCAGGAAGACCGCTACTCCCTCCCCCAGCGATTGCTCCATTGGGGGATCGCAGGACTGGTCGCGCTGGCACTTGCCGCCGGCATCCTCTTCTTTGTTTTCGGGTATGACGGACTGAACACGACCTTCGGCGGGGCCGTGACCAATGCGCTCTACAAGTATCACAAGACTGCGGGCGTTCTGGTACTGGGTCTGATGCTTCTCCGCATCGCCTTGCGTCTGAGCCTCGGCGCCCCGCCGAAGCTGGAAAGCCTGACACCACAGGAACGCATTCTCTCAACAGCCGTGCAGCACCTGCTCTATCTGGCGCTGATCGCGCTGCCGGTCTTCGGCTGGCTCGCCACCGCGGCCGGTGGCTTTCCCGTCGAGTTCTTCAACTGGACACTTCCCGGCCTGATCGGCAAGGACAAGGTCCTGTCAGAGATACTCTTCACGCTGCACGGGCTGGCCGCGCTGGCCGTCATGCTGCTGCTCGGCCTGCACATCGCTGGCGCGCTGCGGCACTGGCTGATCAAGCGGGACGGGGTGATGCGGCGGATGAGTTTGTTCGGGTGA
- the asnB gene encoding asparagine synthase (glutamine-hydrolyzing), whose amino-acid sequence MCGFVCLWNAGDESLANRMIRKIAHRGPDAVEVARLPGTQTVMAHCRLSIIGPEDGRQPIHQTDDLLVANGEIYNHRDLRAILGESAFQTESDSETILHLFRSGEARWISRLDGMFAFVLATRNRIIAARDPLGIKPLYVAKLGDGYAFASELKAFDGIEVENMEAIPPGSLYDSRDGWRQWYRTPQGAAEAEPDLDTGRTARELRLVLEEAVAKWMVADVEVGSFLSGGLDSSIIAAIAQQVSRAAGKGPLKTFSVGTEGSPDLVAARAVAAHIGSDHREYVFTAEDVAEALPHVIYHLESADVDLVRSAIPTLFAARLARREVKAVLTGEGADELFAGYTYHHAYVNEPRALADELTRSLGTMHNINLQRVDRVTMAESLEARTPFLDRDLIDFAQSIPASLKLCRTDPNALESTGPTTEKWILRKSCDDLLPSDLVWRKKAQFDEGSGTVAALDGALRGLIGKEGAVTRAEEGLLYEKILRSRYENPDRIIENAGTWSADRVAV is encoded by the coding sequence ATGTGTGGTTTCGTCTGTCTCTGGAATGCCGGAGACGAATCCCTTGCCAACCGAATGATCAGGAAGATCGCCCACCGGGGTCCCGACGCCGTCGAAGTGGCGCGGTTGCCCGGGACGCAGACCGTGATGGCGCATTGCCGGCTGTCGATCATCGGGCCGGAAGACGGGCGGCAGCCGATCCACCAGACGGACGATCTGCTGGTCGCCAATGGCGAGATCTACAATCACCGGGATTTGCGGGCGATCCTCGGCGAGAGCGCCTTCCAGACCGAAAGCGACAGCGAAACCATCCTGCATCTGTTCCGCTCCGGCGAGGCGCGCTGGATCAGCCGGCTGGACGGCATGTTCGCCTTCGTGCTGGCCACCCGGAACCGGATCATCGCGGCGCGCGATCCTCTTGGTATCAAGCCGCTCTATGTTGCCAAGCTGGGGGACGGCTATGCCTTCGCCTCCGAGCTGAAGGCCTTTGACGGTATCGAGGTCGAGAATATGGAGGCGATCCCGCCGGGCTCGCTCTACGACAGCCGGGACGGCTGGCGGCAATGGTACCGTACGCCCCAGGGTGCGGCCGAGGCGGAGCCGGATCTCGATACCGGCCGGACGGCGCGCGAGCTTCGGCTGGTGCTTGAAGAGGCTGTGGCGAAATGGATGGTTGCCGATGTCGAGGTCGGCTCCTTCCTTTCCGGCGGGCTGGACAGCTCGATCATCGCCGCCATCGCCCAGCAGGTGAGCCGGGCGGCGGGCAAGGGGCCGCTGAAGACATTCTCCGTCGGCACCGAGGGTTCGCCGGATCTCGTTGCGGCCCGCGCGGTTGCGGCGCATATCGGCTCCGACCACCGGGAATATGTCTTCACGGCGGAAGACGTGGCGGAGGCCTTGCCGCACGTGATCTATCATCTGGAAAGCGCTGACGTGGATCTGGTCCGGAGCGCGATACCGACACTGTTCGCTGCCCGTCTTGCCCGACGCGAGGTAAAGGCGGTGCTGACCGGCGAGGGAGCCGACGAACTATTCGCCGGCTATACCTATCACCACGCCTATGTGAACGAACCGCGAGCGCTGGCCGACGAGCTGACGCGGTCTCTGGGCACCATGCACAACATCAATCTGCAGCGGGTCGACCGGGTGACCATGGCCGAAAGTCTGGAGGCCCGGACGCCTTTCCTCGACCGCGATCTGATCGACTTTGCGCAATCCATTCCTGCTTCCCTGAAGCTCTGCCGGACGGACCCGAACGCGCTTGAGTCCACCGGGCCGACCACGGAGAAATGGATCCTGCGCAAGAGCTGCGACGATCTCCTGCCGTCGGATTTGGTCTGGCGCAAGAAGGCGCAGTTCGACGAAGGCTCAGGCACCGTCGCTGCGCTTGATGGCGCGCTGCGCGGATTGATCGGGAAGGAAGGCGCCGTTACCCGCGCCGAAGAGGGGCTGCTCTACGAGAAAATCCTGCGCAGCCGATATGAGAATCCGGACCGGATCATCGAGAATGCCGGCACCTGGTCGGCGGACCGGGTCGCGGTGTGA
- a CDS encoding class II aldolase and adducin N-terminal domain-containing protein, with translation MSSPVALTLKSNLGYWPERVDLAAAFRWTARLDMHEAVANHFSLATNDDGTRFLMNPNQMHFSRIKASDLLELDANDPDVLSRPGAPDPTAWGLHGSVHRHCPHARCVMHVHSIHATVLASLKDSRLPPIDQNCATFYNRMVIDNDYGGLAFEEEGERCATMLTDPKVKVMVMGNHGILVIGDTVADTFNRLYYFERAAETYIRALQTGMELRVIPDDIAEKTAQELDDYPGQSQQHLDELKAILDEEGSNYAT, from the coding sequence ATGTCCTCGCCCGTCGCCCTCACCCTGAAAAGCAATCTCGGCTACTGGCCGGAGCGCGTCGATCTCGCCGCCGCTTTCCGCTGGACCGCGCGGCTCGACATGCATGAGGCGGTGGCGAATCATTTCTCGCTGGCGACAAACGACGACGGCACCCGCTTCCTGATGAACCCGAACCAGATGCATTTCTCCCGCATCAAGGCCTCGGACCTGCTGGAGCTGGATGCGAACGACCCTGACGTGCTGAGCCGCCCCGGCGCACCGGACCCGACAGCCTGGGGTCTGCACGGCTCGGTGCACCGGCACTGCCCGCATGCCCGCTGCGTCATGCATGTGCATTCGATCCACGCCACCGTGCTTGCCAGCCTGAAAGACAGCCGTCTGCCGCCAATCGACCAGAACTGCGCCACCTTCTACAACCGCATGGTGATCGACAACGACTATGGCGGGCTGGCCTTCGAGGAAGAGGGCGAGCGCTGCGCCACCATGCTGACCGACCCGAAGGTCAAGGTCATGGTGATGGGCAATCACGGTATTCTGGTGATCGGCGACACGGTCGCGGACACCTTCAACCGGCTGTATTATTTCGAGCGCGCGGCGGAGACCTATATCCGCGCCCTGCAGACCGGCATGGAACTGCGTGTGATACCGGACGACATCGCCGAGAAGACAGCGCAGGAACTGGACGACTATCCGGGACAATCACAGCAGCATCTTGACGAGCTGAAGGCGATCCTCGACGAGGAAGGCTCGAACTACGCGACCTGA
- a CDS encoding LysR substrate-binding domain-containing protein, whose protein sequence is MSRHLPPLRLFGVFETVCRTDNLRAAAAALNVSQPAVSQSLRQLEDHIGARLIDRNTRPASLTAEGEILLRATEDGLGRISGAVDEIRRHQAQRGSNVTVACSVGVATLWLMPHLESFYCDHPDVQVNVITSESGAPTIAGDVDIAIRFGDGNWSDGTVTPLLEERIEPVCTPELAERLTLTPERLHAAPLIHVDVKDPHWLGWTDYLTALGLDRPTHPVQLRFSNYVQATQAALAGRGVALGWRTITGGYVAEGRLVVPVEAPLTPPSSFYAVTAFDRAEDAATRSLLDWLASLGGEFD, encoded by the coding sequence ATGTCCCGACATCTGCCGCCGCTTCGCCTGTTTGGTGTGTTCGAGACGGTCTGCCGGACGGACAACCTCCGCGCCGCTGCGGCGGCGCTGAATGTCTCCCAGCCGGCCGTCAGCCAATCCCTGCGGCAACTTGAGGACCATATCGGCGCGCGCCTGATCGACCGGAACACCCGGCCCGCCTCTCTGACGGCCGAGGGGGAAATCCTGCTGCGGGCGACGGAAGACGGGCTTGGCCGGATTTCAGGCGCCGTCGACGAGATCCGCCGCCATCAGGCGCAGCGTGGATCGAACGTCACGGTGGCCTGCTCAGTCGGTGTTGCCACACTCTGGTTGATGCCGCATCTGGAGAGTTTCTACTGCGATCATCCGGACGTGCAGGTGAATGTCATCACCTCCGAAAGCGGCGCGCCGACCATTGCGGGCGATGTCGATATCGCCATCAGATTCGGCGACGGCAACTGGTCCGACGGCACTGTCACGCCACTGCTGGAAGAACGGATCGAGCCTGTCTGCACACCGGAGTTGGCGGAACGCCTGACCCTGACGCCGGAGAGACTGCACGCGGCTCCATTGATCCATGTCGATGTTAAGGACCCGCACTGGCTCGGCTGGACGGACTATCTGACAGCTCTTGGCCTCGACCGTCCCACCCATCCGGTCCAGCTCCGCTTCTCGAACTATGTCCAGGCCACCCAGGCGGCGCTTGCCGGACGTGGCGTCGCGCTCGGCTGGCGCACGATTACCGGCGGCTATGTCGCGGAAGGCCGACTGGTGGTGCCGGTAGAAGCTCCGCTGACACCGCCGAGCAGCTTCTATGCCGTCACGGCATTCGACCGCGCCGAAGATGCCGCAACCCGTAGCCTGCTCGATTGGCTGGCGAGCCTCGGTGGAGAGTTTGATTAG
- a CDS encoding TauD/TfdA family dioxygenase has product MQARKEGGVILRDMGLEVGFPDGTTAYFNYFWLRDNCRTSFDPVTRERSFDIFAEETAPEPEAAVLSDEALDVVWRCGHSSRYSLDFLASYAAGTPRPDPADLPRRAWFSDHYPDVPRYSQPALMADPDLRKAWFKTILTEGVALITDMPETPDALEVTAALAGYVRPSFFGNSFEVMTHINPTNTAFTARALELHTDLPSEEFAPGVQYLHCVANSVEGGNSVFVDAVAVANDFREQYPADFELLAETGIPYFCEHDAFDMRARQRVIELDAHGTVSGVTISQHMADIFDLPQDFLDLYYPAFHRFGRMLQGEKYIMRFRLNAGECISFDNHRVVHGREAYTATSGDRHLRGCYTDRGELRSAYRVLSGAGRFT; this is encoded by the coding sequence ATGCAGGCGCGAAAAGAAGGCGGTGTCATATTGCGCGATATGGGGCTTGAGGTAGGGTTCCCCGACGGAACTACGGCCTATTTCAATTACTTCTGGCTTCGCGATAACTGCAGGACATCTTTTGACCCGGTGACGCGGGAACGCTCCTTTGACATTTTTGCCGAGGAGACTGCGCCGGAACCGGAGGCGGCGGTGCTGTCTGACGAGGCGCTGGACGTGGTCTGGCGCTGCGGCCACAGCAGCCGCTACTCGCTCGATTTTCTCGCCTCCTATGCGGCCGGAACGCCGCGGCCCGATCCGGCGGACTTGCCGCGCCGGGCCTGGTTCAGCGATCATTATCCGGATGTGCCCCGGTACTCCCAGCCGGCTCTTATGGCGGACCCGGATCTTCGGAAGGCCTGGTTCAAGACGATCTTGACCGAGGGTGTCGCACTGATCACGGACATGCCGGAAACGCCGGACGCCCTGGAGGTGACTGCCGCGTTGGCGGGTTATGTCAGGCCGAGCTTCTTCGGTAATTCGTTCGAGGTGATGACCCACATCAACCCGACCAACACGGCCTTCACGGCGCGTGCGCTGGAGCTGCATACCGACCTGCCGTCAGAGGAGTTCGCGCCGGGCGTCCAGTACCTGCATTGCGTCGCGAATTCGGTGGAAGGCGGCAACAGCGTTTTCGTCGATGCGGTCGCGGTCGCAAATGATTTTCGGGAGCAATACCCGGCTGATTTCGAGCTGCTGGCGGAGACCGGGATCCCCTATTTTTGCGAACATGACGCCTTTGACATGCGGGCTCGCCAACGGGTCATCGAACTCGACGCTCACGGAACGGTCTCCGGCGTCACCATCAGCCAGCACATGGCAGACATCTTCGACCTGCCGCAGGATTTTCTCGATCTCTACTACCCGGCCTTTCATCGGTTTGGCCGGATGCTGCAGGGTGAGAAATACATCATGCGGTTCCGGCTTAATGCGGGAGAGTGCATCAGCTTCGACAATCACCGCGTGGTGCATGGCCGGGAAGCTTACACGGCAACCAGCGGCGATCGTCACCTGCGCGGCTGCTACACGGACCGGGGGGAATTGCGCAGCGCCTATCGCGTGCTCTCTGGGGCGGGACGGTTCACGTAG
- the queF gene encoding preQ(1) synthase: MTTHSEERFSSLTQLGGATELPDSPEKAVLEKVPNSMADVNYLVRFTAPEFTSLCPMTGQPDFAHLMIDYVPDQWLVESKSLKLFLGSFRNHGAFHEDCTVGIARRLIKELEPRWLRIGGYWYPRGGIPIDVFFQSGPVPDGVWLPDQGVPPYRGRG, translated from the coding sequence ATGACCACGCATTCCGAAGAGCGTTTTTCCAGTCTGACCCAGCTCGGCGGCGCGACTGAATTGCCGGACAGTCCGGAGAAGGCCGTACTGGAGAAAGTTCCGAACTCCATGGCGGACGTGAATTATCTCGTCCGCTTTACGGCGCCGGAATTTACCTCGCTCTGTCCGATGACGGGCCAGCCCGATTTCGCCCACCTGATGATCGATTACGTGCCGGACCAGTGGCTGGTGGAGAGCAAGTCGCTGAAGCTGTTTCTCGGCTCTTTCCGCAATCACGGCGCGTTTCACGAGGATTGCACAGTCGGAATTGCCCGCCGGCTGATCAAGGAGCTGGAGCCGCGCTGGCTTCGCATCGGCGGCTACTGGTATCCGCGCGGCGGCATCCCGATCGACGTGTTCTTCCAGTCCGGCCCGGTGCCGGACGGTGTCTGGTTGCCCGACCAGGGCGTACCGCCCTATCGCGGGCGTGGCTAG
- a CDS encoding amidase: MSVAKRQQTATSGNYDPANASLPTFHDAVPGFQDGSDSPRAYLERCLEVIEAREPEVQAWVTINRDGARAAADAATDRFKAGRALSPIDGMPIGIKDLFMTKDMPTEMGSPLFKGNQTHADSALVYGLRLAGAVILGKTVTTELGFSHPGPTRNPFDTNRTPGGSSSGSAAAIGAGMVPATIGSQVVGSVIRPASFCGNIAIKPTLGALNRGERAGGLSQSHVGVHAGSLKDMWAVAYQIAAQAGGDAGYPGLYGEEAPAEARKPSHLVLLQTEGWEMLDGTTRAAFEKVLDQLRQQDVKILTRADSPTIDACEAAIADSLKLARDICCWELRWTLRNLAEKDESLMSESLKQRLALAEDMGLDDYRAALDNRERMRARFRALAPFADGCITLSSVGIAPPFDGSGSVGEPGITHQTGLPAFNAATSALGVPCVTLPLMGVSGMPVGVQLVGQAHRDQELTGFAAWMQENVKPVSL; this comes from the coding sequence ATGAGTGTTGCAAAGCGCCAGCAGACCGCGACAAGCGGCAATTACGATCCGGCGAACGCCAGCCTGCCTACCTTCCACGACGCTGTGCCTGGCTTTCAGGATGGAAGCGACAGCCCGAGGGCCTATCTGGAACGCTGCCTCGAGGTGATCGAAGCGCGGGAACCGGAGGTCCAGGCTTGGGTCACGATCAACCGCGACGGCGCCCGCGCCGCAGCCGATGCGGCGACAGACCGCTTCAAAGCCGGCCGCGCCCTTTCCCCTATCGACGGCATGCCCATCGGCATCAAGGATCTCTTCATGACGAAGGACATGCCGACGGAAATGGGCAGTCCCCTGTTCAAGGGGAACCAGACCCACGCGGACAGTGCCCTCGTCTATGGCCTGCGCCTTGCCGGCGCCGTGATACTCGGGAAGACCGTCACCACCGAACTTGGCTTTTCGCATCCCGGCCCGACCCGGAACCCGTTCGACACGAACCGCACACCGGGCGGCTCCTCCAGCGGCTCCGCCGCCGCGATCGGCGCCGGCATGGTGCCCGCCACCATCGGCTCCCAGGTCGTGGGCTCGGTCATCCGGCCCGCCAGCTTCTGCGGCAATATCGCCATCAAGCCGACCCTGGGTGCCCTCAATCGGGGCGAGCGCGCGGGCGGCCTGAGCCAAAGCCATGTCGGCGTGCATGCCGGCTCTCTCAAAGACATGTGGGCGGTTGCCTACCAGATCGCCGCGCAGGCTGGCGGCGATGCGGGCTATCCCGGCCTTTACGGCGAGGAAGCACCGGCAGAGGCGCGCAAGCCAAGCCATCTGGTCCTGCTGCAAACCGAAGGCTGGGAGATGCTGGACGGCACCACCCGTGCAGCTTTCGAGAAGGTGCTGGACCAGCTCCGGCAACAGGATGTGAAGATCCTGACCCGCGCCGACAGTCCGACCATCGATGCCTGCGAGGCCGCAATCGCCGACAGCCTGAAGCTGGCCCGCGATATCTGCTGCTGGGAGCTGCGCTGGACCCTTCGGAATCTAGCGGAGAAAGACGAAAGCCTGATGAGCGAGAGCCTGAAACAGCGCCTCGCCCTGGCCGAAGACATGGGGCTGGACGATTACCGCGCCGCGCTCGACAACCGGGAGCGGATGCGGGCCCGGTTCCGCGCTCTGGCGCCTTTCGCGGACGGCTGCATCACACTGTCCTCCGTCGGCATCGCGCCGCCGTTCGACGGCTCCGGCTCTGTCGGCGAGCCGGGCATCACGCACCAGACCGGTCTGCCCGCCTTCAACGCGGCGACGTCGGCTCTCGGCGTGCCCTGCGTAACCCTGCCGCTTATGGGTGTGAGCGGTATGCCCGTCGGCGTGCAACTGGTCGGCCAGGCCCATCGGGACCAGGAACTGACTGGCTTCGCCGCCTGGATGCAGGAGAACGTGAAACCGGTCTCGCTCTGA